The sequence AGGCAAGCGGTAAAGTTTTTGGACGAGCTGTGGTGAACCAAATAGAAAAATAAGAATTTTTGTTCATAAAATACATTTCGTTTAAAATAACAGGTAATCGCTCTTATTTTAGCAGAAAAAATGCCAATGAACTCTACCCAGATCCAATTATCCCCTATTCAATATGTACCTATTGGTTTTATTGAAAGCCCTTATGATGAAAAATTTTCCGTCCCTCGTCAGCCTAATTTGGTTTGTGAGGGCCATGGGCTTTTAAAGTTAGTACCGACTTACAACACGGCTGATGCAGTACGAGGCTTGGAGCAATTTAGCCATATTTGGCTGATTTTCCAATTTCATCAAATTCGCGAACGGGATTGGCACGCTACCGTCAGACCGCCTCGCTTGGGCGGGAATGAGCGTATCGGCGTGTTTGCCAGTCGAGCGACTCATCGCCCGAATTCGATTGGGTTATCCAAAGTAAAATTAGAAGAAATTGTGGTTAAAGGCGGCGAGGTGTATTTAAGATT comes from Mannheimia granulomatis and encodes:
- the tsaA gene encoding tRNA (N6-threonylcarbamoyladenosine(37)-N6)-methyltransferase TrmO — protein: MNSTQIQLSPIQYVPIGFIESPYDEKFSVPRQPNLVCEGHGLLKLVPTYNTADAVRGLEQFSHIWLIFQFHQIRERDWHATVRPPRLGGNERIGVFASRATHRPNSIGLSKVKLEEIVVKGGEVYLRLGSVDLVNGTPILDIKPYIAYADSEPDAISGFAQYKPEAKLDVMFSEQATQAVKFCQNFAKFSIEHPLMFIRDVIAQDPRPAYQQGKSSERIYGMSLAGYNIRWQIIQHEEKEHALVLSIVPIELS